The following coding sequences lie in one Thermomicrobium sp. 4228-Ro genomic window:
- a CDS encoding plastocyanin/azurin family copper-binding protein — MTERYSERVTRRALLRRATGLAVALPAVSLLLAACGGGGGGGGGTSSGGGGGKITIEMSEYKFNPSTITVSPGASVTVTLKNVGTLQHDFHADQINPQTSPLVDPGKSVDFTFTAPSQAGTYDFWCTVPGHKELGMVGKLEVK; from the coding sequence ATGACGGAACGGTACAGTGAGCGTGTCACGCGACGTGCGCTCCTTCGCCGAGCGACAGGTCTCGCTGTCGCATTGCCGGCCGTGAGTCTGCTGCTCGCTGCCTGCGGTGGTGGCGGTGGCGGTGGTGGCGGCACCAGCAGTGGCGGCGGTGGTGGGAAGATCACCATCGAGATGAGCGAGTACAAATTCAATCCATCGACGATCACCGTCTCACCCGGCGCGAGTGTGACGGTGACGCTCAAGAACGTCGGGACTCTGCAACATGATTTCCATGCAGATCAGATCAACCCACAGACCTCGCCCCTGGTCGATCCGGGTAAGTCGGTCGACTTCACCTTCACTGCCCCCAGTCAGGCAGGTACCTACGATTTCTGGTGCACCGTGCCTGGTCACAAAGAACTGGGTATGGTCGGCAAGCTCGAGGTCAAGTAA
- a CDS encoding MMPL family transporter — translation MFARIGRFSFRHRWWVLAGWLLAVLAALPLLPRVSGALEVGGFSSPHTEAARTRELLRQRIPGYSPSSIIVLFSHPTLRPTDPEFVRQAQEALHAVPAVPHVTGIQWFTDNPTQIAPDGSLAYAVIELDLQPEEAQRVLDEIQAAIQPTGLTIQLAGAPAFYADLERVTERDLRRAEVIAFPFALVALLYVFGSAVAAAVPLFIGGVTVALVLGIVYALTRITELSIFTLNVASLLGLGLSIDYSLFLVSRFREELAQNGLEEAVVRTTTTAGRAVFFSGLTVLIGLSGLGFFEFLFMRSVGIAGVLVVLVAVSASLTLLPALLGILGPRIDALRVIRRGVETGRFWHWVSDFVMRRPWQIAIPVVTALIVLGLPFRHVELSSPDATILPTSTPSRQALETFRRAFGDGALSPLVIAVETERPVNDPATIAALYDFTRKLAADPRVTRITSIVTIDPRISLQQYQLLYADPTRVPDPLLRRVYDQLAGDHLTAIYVYTDALPASDRAKQLLHDIRTLDPGPGLKLWVDGGTAEIVDVVNRMYSEFPLAALTVVLATYVVLFVLLRSVLLPLKAIVLNVLSLTASYGALVFVFQEGHFSSLLRFSPLGFTEASLPIVMFCILFGVSMDYEVFLLSRMREVWDRTRDNRLAVATGLARSGRIITGAALILVVVAAAFVTADVVLIKALGLGIALAVALDASVVRTLLVPATMRLLGQWNWWVPRRMERALETVRLEH, via the coding sequence GTGTTCGCGCGTATCGGTCGGTTCTCGTTCCGCCACCGCTGGTGGGTACTCGCCGGCTGGCTCCTGGCTGTCCTCGCCGCTCTCCCGCTCCTCCCGCGCGTCAGCGGTGCGTTGGAAGTGGGCGGATTCTCGAGTCCCCACACCGAGGCGGCTCGGACACGCGAGCTGCTCCGGCAACGCATCCCCGGGTACAGCCCGAGTTCGATCATCGTCCTCTTTTCCCATCCCACGCTGCGCCCCACCGATCCCGAGTTCGTCCGGCAGGCACAGGAAGCGCTCCACGCGGTTCCCGCCGTACCCCACGTTACGGGCATTCAGTGGTTCACCGACAACCCGACGCAAATCGCGCCGGACGGCTCGCTCGCCTACGCGGTCATCGAACTCGACCTCCAACCCGAGGAAGCGCAGCGCGTGCTCGACGAGATTCAGGCTGCGATCCAACCGACCGGCCTCACGATCCAGCTGGCCGGCGCCCCCGCCTTCTACGCTGATCTCGAACGGGTCACCGAGCGTGATCTCCGTCGTGCTGAGGTCATTGCCTTCCCGTTCGCCCTCGTCGCCTTGCTCTACGTCTTCGGGTCAGCGGTCGCCGCCGCGGTTCCGCTCTTCATCGGCGGGGTCACCGTCGCACTCGTGCTCGGTATCGTCTATGCGCTGACACGGATCACCGAACTGTCGATTTTCACCTTGAACGTCGCCTCTCTGCTCGGACTCGGCCTCTCGATCGACTACTCGCTCTTCCTGGTCAGTCGCTTCCGCGAGGAGCTCGCGCAAAACGGACTCGAAGAAGCCGTCGTGCGGACGACGACGACCGCCGGTCGAGCTGTGTTCTTTTCCGGTTTGACCGTGCTGATCGGGCTTTCCGGGCTCGGCTTCTTCGAATTCTTGTTCATGCGCTCGGTCGGCATCGCTGGCGTCCTCGTCGTCCTGGTCGCCGTGAGCGCGAGCCTCACGCTCCTTCCAGCCCTGCTCGGCATTCTCGGTCCACGCATCGATGCCTTGCGTGTCATCCGCCGTGGCGTCGAAACAGGCCGGTTCTGGCACTGGGTCTCCGATTTCGTCATGCGCCGTCCCTGGCAAATCGCGATTCCCGTCGTGACCGCGCTGATCGTCCTCGGCTTACCTTTCCGCCATGTCGAACTGAGTTCTCCAGATGCGACGATCTTGCCGACTTCGACACCTTCCCGCCAGGCACTCGAGACCTTCCGGCGCGCCTTCGGTGACGGCGCACTCTCGCCGCTGGTCATCGCGGTCGAGACCGAGCGTCCGGTCAACGATCCTGCGACGATCGCTGCACTCTACGACTTCACCCGCAAGCTCGCCGCCGACCCACGTGTCACGCGGATCACCAGTATCGTCACCATCGATCCGCGTATCTCGCTCCAGCAGTATCAGCTCCTGTACGCCGACCCCACGCGGGTCCCGGACCCGCTCCTCCGCCGCGTCTACGACCAGCTCGCCGGGGACCACTTGACAGCGATCTACGTGTATACTGATGCGCTCCCTGCGAGCGACCGCGCGAAGCAGCTCCTGCACGATATCCGTACGCTGGATCCCGGCCCTGGCCTGAAACTCTGGGTGGACGGCGGTACAGCTGAGATCGTCGACGTGGTCAACCGGATGTACAGCGAGTTTCCCCTGGCAGCACTGACCGTCGTCCTCGCCACCTATGTCGTCTTGTTCGTGCTCCTGCGATCGGTGCTCCTCCCGCTCAAAGCGATCGTGCTGAATGTGCTGAGCCTGACCGCAAGCTACGGAGCGCTGGTGTTCGTATTCCAGGAAGGTCACTTCAGCTCGCTCCTGCGCTTTTCGCCGCTCGGCTTCACGGAAGCCTCGCTCCCGATCGTCATGTTCTGCATTCTCTTCGGTGTTTCGATGGACTATGAAGTATTTCTGCTGAGCCGAATGCGCGAGGTCTGGGATCGGACACGCGATAATCGACTCGCTGTCGCGACCGGACTCGCCCGGAGCGGTCGCATCATCACTGGCGCAGCGCTCATCCTCGTCGTCGTCGCAGCGGCATTCGTTACCGCTGACGTAGTGCTGATCAAGGCGCTCGGGCTCGGTATCGCGCTGGCGGTCGCGCTCGATGCGAGCGTCGTCCGCACCTTGCTGGTACCCGCAACGATGCGCCTGCTCGGCCAGTGGAACTGGTGGGTACCGCGCCGGATGGAGCGAGCCCTCGAGACGGTTAGGCTGGAGCACTGA
- a CDS encoding homoserine dehydrogenase, translating into MQTVGVALLGVGTVGSAVAKTLQDKGDELARRTGLRIDVRWGMARHPERVVAAGLPEHAATTSIDPILEDPDVVVVVEALGGEEPAATYLKRALLAGKHVVTANKEALSKHFAELVAVARERQRALLFEASVGAGIPLMASLRQLLSVNRVERIRGIVNGTTNFILTMMAEEGVAYHDALREAQRRGYAEPDPTADVEGFDAAYKLSILASLVAGRHIHPERIDRRGITSVTPDQILDARTRGGAVKLIAEAVYKNGDWELRVHPVFVSGNDLLAHVRLNLNAIELTCDRVGTVVLYGPGAGPAPTAAALIADVIDAVRFGPALLPRIDPAG; encoded by the coding sequence ATGCAGACAGTCGGTGTCGCGTTGCTCGGAGTCGGAACGGTCGGCTCAGCTGTTGCCAAGACCCTCCAGGACAAGGGGGACGAGCTTGCGCGACGCACAGGCCTTCGGATCGACGTGCGCTGGGGCATGGCTCGCCATCCGGAACGGGTGGTCGCGGCTGGTCTGCCGGAACATGCTGCGACCACCAGTATCGATCCGATACTCGAGGATCCGGACGTGGTCGTCGTCGTCGAGGCACTGGGCGGTGAGGAGCCAGCTGCCACCTACTTGAAACGTGCCTTGCTGGCGGGGAAACACGTCGTCACGGCGAACAAGGAGGCTCTGAGCAAGCACTTCGCGGAGCTGGTCGCTGTGGCGCGCGAGAGGCAGCGAGCGCTCCTCTTCGAAGCGAGCGTGGGAGCAGGAATTCCGCTGATGGCGAGCCTGCGGCAGCTCTTGTCGGTCAACCGCGTGGAGCGGATCCGGGGTATCGTGAACGGGACGACGAACTTCATCCTGACCATGATGGCCGAGGAGGGGGTAGCATACCATGACGCCCTGCGCGAAGCACAACGCCGCGGCTACGCCGAGCCGGACCCGACTGCTGATGTCGAGGGGTTCGATGCGGCTTACAAGCTGAGCATCCTCGCCTCGCTCGTGGCTGGCCGGCATATTCACCCCGAGCGGATCGATCGCCGCGGGATAACCAGCGTCACGCCGGATCAGATCCTCGACGCGCGGACGCGCGGTGGGGCGGTGAAACTGATTGCGGAGGCGGTGTACAAGAACGGCGATTGGGAACTGCGGGTGCATCCGGTCTTCGTCTCGGGGAACGACCTTCTCGCGCACGTGCGCCTCAATTTGAATGCGATCGAACTCACCTGTGACCGGGTCGGCACGGTCGTCCTGTACGGGCCAGGGGCTGGCCCCGCGCCCACCGCCGCTGCGTTGATCGCCGATGTCATCGATGCCGTGCGGTTCGGCCCGGCGCTGCTTCCGCGGATCGATCCAGCTGGCTGA
- a CDS encoding alpha,alpha-trehalose-phosphate synthase (UDP-forming) → MVSHQAGTNRDGQIAMPLPTAIHDLLDRSTLIIASNRGPIEFHETSDGEIVSKRGTGGVITAMSAAARYADAIWVACAMTPADRLLAEKMQEEQQPFIEHPDLEGFRVRFVLPDLEAYRGYYYRIANPLLWFLQHYLWDTPRAPDIDYETWQAWHHGYVVVNRLFAEEIVAAAEAAPREPIVLLQDYHLYLAPAFIRERCPDLLLYHFIHIPWPDQDYWRLLPMEMRRSICEGLLANDIVGFQTPRHARSFLNTVDVNLPDAEVDYRRREVTYRGRTTRVRVYPISIDPELVRQVAASEDARRHEEHLRAFRNEYTIVRVDRAEPSKNVVRGFLAYDRLLEAHPELIGRVNFLAFLVPTRMEVAEYINYLDEINAVVGRINAKYANAAQIEGIDWQPVHLFVGDDYPRALAAMKFYDVLLVNAIFDGMNLVAKEGALLNERNGVLILSEGAGAYQQLGPWALTVSPTDIEGTAEALWRGLTMPESERAWRAQQLRQHVLEHDLRRWLIDQLQDIAELRAERETDPVRTPS, encoded by the coding sequence ATGGTATCCCACCAGGCTGGGACCAACCGGGACGGGCAGATTGCGATGCCATTGCCCACCGCGATCCACGACCTGCTCGATCGATCGACACTCATCATCGCTTCCAACCGCGGCCCGATCGAATTCCACGAAACGAGCGACGGCGAAATCGTTTCCAAGCGCGGGACCGGAGGCGTCATCACGGCGATGAGTGCCGCCGCGCGCTATGCCGACGCGATCTGGGTCGCCTGTGCGATGACGCCGGCTGACCGGCTGCTCGCCGAGAAGATGCAGGAGGAGCAGCAACCGTTCATCGAGCACCCAGATCTCGAGGGCTTTCGCGTCCGCTTCGTTCTCCCCGATCTCGAAGCCTATCGCGGCTACTATTACCGGATCGCCAACCCCCTTCTGTGGTTCCTCCAGCATTATCTCTGGGACACCCCGCGCGCACCCGATATCGACTACGAGACCTGGCAGGCGTGGCACCATGGGTACGTCGTAGTCAATCGCTTGTTCGCCGAGGAAATCGTCGCTGCCGCCGAGGCCGCCCCACGCGAGCCGATCGTGTTGCTCCAGGATTACCACCTCTACTTGGCCCCAGCATTTATCCGCGAGCGATGCCCGGATCTCCTGCTCTATCATTTCATTCACATCCCATGGCCCGATCAGGACTACTGGCGATTGCTGCCGATGGAGATGCGCCGGTCCATCTGTGAGGGACTGCTCGCGAACGATATCGTCGGCTTTCAAACACCGCGCCATGCCCGCAGCTTCCTCAATACGGTCGACGTCAACCTGCCGGATGCCGAGGTCGATTACCGCCGTCGTGAAGTGACCTATCGTGGACGCACGACGCGCGTCCGTGTCTACCCGATCTCGATCGATCCGGAACTGGTGCGGCAGGTCGCCGCGAGCGAGGACGCACGCCGGCACGAGGAGCATCTTCGCGCGTTCCGGAACGAGTACACCATCGTCCGGGTCGATCGTGCCGAGCCGAGCAAGAACGTCGTCCGCGGCTTTCTCGCCTATGATCGCCTGCTGGAGGCACATCCCGAACTGATCGGGCGGGTGAACTTCCTCGCCTTCCTCGTCCCGACGCGGATGGAAGTCGCAGAATACATCAACTACCTGGACGAGATCAACGCAGTCGTGGGGCGTATCAACGCGAAATACGCAAACGCCGCTCAGATCGAGGGGATCGACTGGCAACCCGTGCACCTGTTCGTCGGCGACGACTACCCGCGAGCGCTCGCAGCGATGAAGTTCTATGACGTGCTTCTCGTCAACGCGATCTTCGACGGGATGAACCTCGTCGCCAAGGAAGGCGCGCTCCTCAACGAGCGGAATGGCGTCCTGATCCTGTCCGAGGGTGCCGGCGCGTATCAGCAGCTCGGGCCCTGGGCCCTTACCGTTTCCCCCACCGACATCGAAGGAACCGCCGAAGCGCTCTGGCGGGGATTGACCATGCCGGAGTCCGAACGTGCCTGGCGTGCCCAGCAGCTGCGCCAGCACGTGCTCGAGCACGACCTGCGCCGCTGGCTGATCGACCAGCTCCAGGACATCGCCGAACTCCGGGCAGAGCGAGAGACCGATCCCGTGCGCACGCCCTCATGA
- the metX gene encoding homoserine O-acetyltransferase MetX, whose protein sequence is MSGGKTVTTTVPCTYRIARIATPEQPFVTEHGDILPVVDIAYETWGTLSPTRDNVVLICHALTGSSHVASHAPDDQLGWWEPMVGPGRFIDTDRHFVICANVLGSCYGSTGPRSIDPRTGRRYNLRFPLITIRDIVRSQALLLDQLGIERIYAVIGGSLGGMQVLEWAAMYPDRVERIVPIAVGGQFSDQGIAYNEVQRRAIMLDPAWRNGEYEDGEGPQRGLAIARMLGVITYQSDELMTARFERRTEARYTAWPEFLGRYDVEGYLHYQGDKLVRRFDANCYLYLTRAMDSHDLGRGRGGYPAGLALIRARTLCIGIRSDILFWPSQVRQLADDLRAFGTDAQYWELDSPNGHDAFLKDFDQIGPVIAGFLAEP, encoded by the coding sequence ATGAGCGGAGGGAAGACTGTGACGACGACCGTGCCGTGTACGTATCGCATCGCCCGTATCGCGACGCCGGAACAGCCGTTCGTGACCGAACACGGTGACATTCTGCCGGTCGTCGATATCGCTTATGAAACCTGGGGAACGCTGAGTCCGACTCGGGACAACGTCGTCCTCATTTGCCACGCATTGACCGGAAGTAGCCACGTCGCCTCCCACGCACCGGACGATCAACTGGGCTGGTGGGAACCGATGGTCGGGCCTGGCCGGTTCATCGACACCGACCGGCATTTCGTGATCTGCGCCAACGTCCTCGGTAGTTGTTATGGCTCCACCGGGCCACGGTCGATCGATCCGCGGACCGGTCGTCGATACAATCTTCGCTTCCCACTGATCACGATCCGCGACATCGTCCGCTCCCAGGCCTTGCTGCTCGACCAGCTCGGTATCGAGCGGATCTACGCCGTGATCGGTGGCTCGCTCGGTGGCATGCAGGTCCTCGAATGGGCTGCGATGTATCCGGACCGGGTCGAGCGGATCGTGCCGATCGCGGTCGGCGGCCAGTTTTCCGATCAGGGCATCGCCTACAACGAAGTGCAACGGCGCGCCATCATGCTCGATCCAGCCTGGCGGAACGGCGAGTACGAGGACGGCGAGGGGCCGCAGCGCGGGCTGGCCATCGCACGCATGCTCGGTGTGATCACGTACCAGTCGGACGAGCTGATGACCGCCCGGTTCGAGCGCCGAACGGAGGCACGCTATACGGCCTGGCCCGAGTTCCTCGGTCGCTACGATGTCGAAGGGTACCTCCACTACCAGGGAGACAAACTGGTCCGGCGGTTCGATGCGAACTGCTATCTCTACCTCACCCGGGCGATGGATTCGCACGACCTCGGGCGCGGTCGCGGCGGGTATCCAGCTGGTCTCGCGCTGATCCGTGCCCGGACGCTCTGCATCGGCATTCGGTCCGACATCCTCTTCTGGCCGAGCCAGGTACGCCAGCTGGCTGACGATCTGCGCGCCTTCGGTACCGATGCCCAATACTGGGAACTCGACTCACCGAATGGCCACGATGCCTTCCTCAAGGACTTCGACCAGATCGGCCCGGTCATCGCCGGTTTCCTCGCGGAACCGTGA
- the asd gene encoding aspartate-semialdehyde dehydrogenase produces the protein MAERIDVAILAATGSVGQRFVQLLAGHPWFRIAELVASDRSAGKRYADAVNWRISAAPPEEVRDIVVKHIEEPIQSPVVFSALPGGVAGAIEEALAREGKKVFTNARDHRMDPDVPLLIPEVNPDHARAIERQRQLRGWRDGFIVANPNCSTIHLVLALKPLYDAFGIEQGIVTTLQAASGAGYPGVPSLDLIDNVIPYIGGEEEKIEAESRKILGQWADGIFQDAPLTLSAHCNRVPVRDGHLETVSLKLRQQATAAEVIEVLRSFRARPQELELPSAPRHPVIVLDEPDRPQPVLDRDAERGMASVVGRVRPCPVFDIRFVVLGHNTIRGAAGASVLNAELFYREGLL, from the coding sequence GTGGCAGAACGGATCGATGTCGCGATTCTGGCGGCGACCGGGAGTGTCGGACAGCGCTTCGTGCAGTTGCTGGCTGGTCACCCCTGGTTCCGCATCGCCGAGCTGGTAGCCAGCGACCGCTCCGCAGGTAAACGGTACGCCGATGCGGTGAACTGGCGCATCAGCGCTGCGCCACCGGAGGAAGTCCGCGATATCGTCGTCAAGCACATCGAAGAACCGATCCAGAGTCCGGTCGTCTTCTCCGCGCTGCCTGGCGGAGTTGCAGGCGCGATCGAGGAAGCGCTCGCCCGTGAGGGAAAGAAGGTCTTCACCAATGCGCGCGATCACCGCATGGATCCTGACGTACCGCTCCTCATTCCCGAGGTCAATCCGGACCATGCCCGGGCGATCGAGCGGCAACGGCAGCTCCGCGGCTGGCGCGATGGGTTCATCGTCGCCAACCCGAACTGCTCGACGATCCATCTCGTTCTCGCTCTCAAGCCGCTTTACGATGCCTTCGGGATCGAACAAGGTATCGTGACCACGTTGCAGGCCGCGTCGGGAGCCGGTTATCCCGGTGTCCCCTCGCTCGATCTCATCGACAACGTGATCCCGTACATCGGCGGCGAGGAAGAGAAGATCGAAGCCGAATCCCGCAAGATCCTCGGCCAGTGGGCCGACGGCATCTTCCAGGACGCTCCGCTGACGCTCAGTGCGCACTGCAATCGGGTGCCGGTTCGTGACGGGCATCTCGAGACTGTCAGCCTCAAGCTCCGCCAGCAGGCAACTGCGGCCGAGGTGATCGAGGTGCTGCGCTCCTTCCGTGCTCGCCCTCAGGAACTCGAACTTCCCAGCGCGCCGCGCCACCCCGTGATCGTGCTCGACGAGCCGGATCGCCCGCAGCCGGTACTCGATCGCGATGCCGAACGCGGGATGGCGTCGGTGGTCGGCCGCGTCCGGCCCTGCCCGGTCTTCGATATCCGCTTCGTCGTACTGGGGCACAACACGATCCGCGGTGCTGCTGGGGCTTCGGTCCTCAACGCCGAACTCTTCTATCGCGAGGGCTTGCTCTGA
- a CDS encoding metal-sulfur cluster assembly factor, translating into MAKFTEEDVRERLKQVIDPELGVDVVNLGLIYGIDLVDREDGKTDVIVTMTLTTFGCPLGPILTEEVNYALRDLPDLGTVDVNLVWSPPWTPDMMSEEAKDALGIW; encoded by the coding sequence ATGGCGAAGTTCACCGAGGAAGATGTCCGCGAGCGGCTCAAGCAGGTCATCGACCCTGAACTCGGCGTCGACGTCGTCAATCTCGGGCTGATCTACGGAATCGATCTGGTCGACCGTGAGGACGGCAAGACCGACGTGATCGTCACGATGACGCTCACCACCTTCGGCTGCCCATTGGGACCGATCCTCACCGAGGAGGTCAACTACGCGTTGCGTGACCTGCCCGACCTCGGTACCGTCGATGTCAACCTCGTCTGGAGTCCACCGTGGACGCCGGACATGATGAGCGAGGAAGCCAAGGACGCCCTCGGCATATGGTGA
- a CDS encoding lipocalin family protein produces MRRRTFLSWFSLLLAACRAETAPGASSSTAEPSPRPASLFLTPPPAPGPVVFPRDFGSHDALTEWWYYTGHLQATTAERFGFEFVVFQVQRFGYPVVYAAHAAVTVVEEQAFRWDERLASAPQRQASWPLELRVGDWALTSDGQSDRIIVHSSSFAFTIDLRSTRPPVLHHGGYFEWAPATGSYYDSRTRLTVEGRLEVDSRSLAVTGLAWNDHQWGNFLLGTGGWDWFALQLDDGTDIMLWQSRDSAQRPIERRGTVVFPDGTAHPLEAADIQIRVSGTWRSPHSGATYPSGWEIALPPLHLTAAVTPLVRDQELQTVRSTGVVYWEGAVAVQAQRDGARIGGQGYVELTGYAAPVAGA; encoded by the coding sequence ATGCGACGGCGCACGTTCCTGTCCTGGTTCAGTCTCCTGCTCGCCGCCTGCCGAGCGGAGACCGCGCCGGGGGCATCATCGTCGACCGCTGAACCGAGCCCTCGTCCAGCCAGTCTCTTCCTGACACCGCCACCAGCGCCCGGTCCGGTCGTGTTCCCGCGCGATTTCGGGTCGCACGACGCCCTGACCGAGTGGTGGTACTACACCGGGCATCTCCAGGCGACGACAGCCGAACGCTTCGGCTTCGAGTTCGTGGTCTTTCAGGTCCAGCGCTTCGGTTACCCGGTCGTCTATGCCGCCCATGCGGCTGTTACCGTTGTCGAGGAGCAAGCGTTCCGCTGGGACGAGCGCCTGGCTTCGGCGCCGCAGCGGCAAGCGAGCTGGCCGCTCGAGCTGCGCGTCGGCGACTGGGCGCTCACCAGTGATGGCCAGTCCGACCGGATTATCGTGCACAGCTCGTCGTTCGCCTTCACAATCGATCTCCGATCGACGAGACCACCGGTTCTCCATCACGGGGGCTACTTCGAATGGGCTCCTGCCACCGGATCGTACTACGACTCGCGGACGCGCTTGACCGTCGAGGGACGACTCGAGGTCGACAGTCGCTCGCTCGCCGTGACCGGGCTAGCCTGGAACGATCACCAGTGGGGCAACTTCCTCCTCGGAACCGGTGGCTGGGACTGGTTCGCGCTGCAACTCGACGATGGAACGGATATCATGCTCTGGCAATCGCGCGACAGCGCGCAACGACCGATCGAACGACGCGGGACGGTCGTCTTCCCGGACGGTACCGCGCATCCGCTCGAAGCTGCCGATATCCAGATTCGTGTCTCCGGCACCTGGAGGAGCCCGCATTCAGGCGCGACGTACCCCAGTGGCTGGGAGATTGCCTTGCCACCGCTCCATCTCACCGCCGCCGTGACTCCTTTAGTCCGTGACCAGGAGTTGCAGACCGTACGTTCGACCGGTGTGGTCTACTGGGAGGGTGCCGTTGCCGTCCAGGCCCAGCGGGATGGAGCGCGAATCGGTGGACAGGGGTACGTCGAACTGACCGGTTACGCCGCGCCGGTCGCGGGAGCGTAG
- a CDS encoding polysaccharide deacetylase family protein → MVRGCGGRCLCALLFGLLLLACRGPAVYPSPTPTVSLVPGPSTPAQPSPAPSPTSPGTPSPVPTPTVLPTPSPTPVPPTATPTPTALPPTATPPAGAETARVISRLPTADAVIALTFDCGADRGYAEQILDELARHGIHATFGMTGAWARANPDLVARMLREGHVLINHSDSHPSFTGYSTGSAALSAEERATEIRAAEQAVAAITGSEETLRPFFRPPYGDYDEALLEQLPELGYDALLLWTVDSLGWRGLPPEEVVQRVVAAAGPGAIVLMHVGAQSTDAAALPMLIDALATAGYRFATVQEFLG, encoded by the coding sequence ATGGTGAGGGGCTGTGGCGGTCGGTGTCTCTGCGCGCTCCTGTTCGGGCTCCTGCTCCTCGCCTGCCGCGGGCCAGCTGTCTACCCGAGCCCGACACCGACGGTGTCACTCGTACCCGGTCCCTCGACGCCTGCACAACCCTCACCAGCACCCTCACCGACTTCGCCGGGCACACCGTCACCGGTGCCGACACCGACCGTGCTCCCGACTCCCTCGCCGACACCGGTGCCGCCGACAGCGACTCCCACACCGACCGCGCTCCCTCCGACCGCAACACCGCCAGCAGGTGCCGAAACCGCGCGCGTGATCTCGCGGCTTCCCACCGCTGATGCCGTCATCGCACTCACCTTCGATTGCGGCGCTGACCGGGGGTACGCCGAGCAGATCCTCGACGAACTCGCCCGTCACGGGATCCACGCCACGTTCGGGATGACCGGCGCATGGGCGCGCGCCAACCCCGACCTGGTCGCTCGGATGCTGCGCGAGGGACATGTCCTGATCAATCACAGTGACTCGCACCCGTCCTTCACCGGTTACTCGACCGGCTCGGCAGCGCTCTCCGCCGAAGAGCGTGCGACCGAAATCCGCGCAGCCGAACAGGCCGTGGCCGCGATCACCGGCAGCGAGGAAACCCTGCGACCGTTCTTCCGGCCCCCGTACGGTGACTACGACGAGGCGTTGCTCGAGCAATTGCCAGAACTGGGATACGACGCCCTCCTGCTGTGGACGGTCGATTCCCTGGGCTGGCGCGGCCTTCCGCCCGAGGAGGTCGTCCAACGGGTCGTCGCTGCTGCTGGACCCGGTGCAATCGTCCTCATGCACGTCGGTGCACAGTCGACCGATGCCGCGGCACTACCGATGCTGATCGACGCATTGGCAACAGCAGGATATCGATTCGCCACCGTTCAGGAGTTCCTCGGCTGA
- the sufU gene encoding Fe-S cluster assembly sulfur transfer protein SufU, whose protein sequence is MSDLYREHILDHYQRPRNYGTLEHPDRSFEDSNPLCGDRIRIDLKLAGDRIADIRFTGRGCAISQAAASILTEMVKGKSLEEVKQLGAQDLLEELGVPISPARRKCALLSLKVLKAAAYGLNEWPS, encoded by the coding sequence GTGTCCGACCTCTATCGCGAGCACATCCTCGACCACTACCAGCGTCCGCGGAATTACGGAACCCTGGAGCATCCGGACCGATCGTTCGAGGACTCCAATCCGCTCTGCGGCGATCGCATCCGCATCGATCTCAAGTTGGCCGGCGATCGGATCGCCGATATTCGCTTCACGGGCCGTGGTTGCGCGATCAGCCAAGCAGCGGCTTCCATCCTCACCGAGATGGTGAAAGGCAAATCGCTCGAGGAAGTCAAGCAACTCGGTGCCCAGGACCTCCTCGAGGAATTGGGTGTACCGATCAGTCCAGCACGGCGGAAGTGCGCGCTCCTGAGCCTCAAGGTGCTCAAGGCGGCGGCCTACGGGCTGAACGAATGGCCGAGTTGA